Proteins encoded within one genomic window of Streptomyces sp. NBC_00523:
- a CDS encoding universal stress protein — protein MAGHEIPEPADRKQVADPLSDPLAAEQARRPCDPAFRHGVVVGFDGSTSSERALAYAIGMSRRTGSGLIIVHVANRLPTTVWAGCEPPVFVDVPDHRTEVLGLELACADYLAEVPWVLVERGGDICHELEEVGREYSADAIVVGSTHGLVGKIFGSVAGRLARRAQRPVVVIP, from the coding sequence ATGGCCGGTCACGAAATCCCCGAACCCGCGGACCGCAAGCAGGTAGCCGACCCCTTGTCGGACCCGCTGGCGGCCGAACAAGCGCGCCGTCCGTGCGACCCCGCCTTTCGGCATGGGGTCGTCGTCGGCTTCGACGGCTCGACCTCCAGCGAGCGGGCCCTCGCCTATGCGATCGGCATGTCCCGCAGGACGGGCTCCGGTCTGATCATCGTCCACGTCGCCAACCGGCTGCCGACCACGGTCTGGGCGGGCTGCGAGCCCCCCGTCTTCGTCGACGTGCCGGACCACCGCACCGAGGTCCTGGGCCTGGAGCTCGCCTGCGCGGACTACCTCGCCGAGGTGCCCTGGGTGCTCGTGGAGCGCGGCGGGGACATCTGCCACGAGCTGGAGGAGGTCGGCCGGGAGTACTCGGCGGACGCCATCGTGGTGGGCTCCACGCACGGCCTGGTGGGCAAGATCTTCGGCTCGGTGGCCGGCCGGCTGGCCCGCCGCGCGCAGCGGCCGGTCGTGGTCATCCCGTAG
- a CDS encoding DUF397 domain-containing protein: MALPPGPATAVRLRDSKTLSLPALAFAPDAWSAFVGSVGQLEPRD; the protein is encoded by the coding sequence GTGGCCCTGCCCCCCGGCCCCGCGACGGCGGTCCGCCTGCGCGACTCCAAGACTCTGTCCCTCCCCGCACTCGCCTTCGCCCCGGACGCGTGGTCGGCGTTCGTCGGCTCCGTCGGGCAGCTGGAGCCGCGCGACTGA
- the glmS gene encoding glutamine--fructose-6-phosphate transaminase (isomerizing) produces the protein MCGIVGYIGKRDVAPLLLEGLQRLEYRGYDSAGIVITGKPAAGKPAALKSVKAKGRVRELESRVPKRFAGTTGIAHTRWATHGAPSDENAHPHLDAEGKVAVVHNGIIDNASELRARLTAEGVVFLSETDTEVLVHLIARSDAGTLEEKVREALRSVEGTYGIAVLHADFNDRIVVARNGSPVVLGIGEKEMFVASDVAALVAHTRQVVTLDDGEMATLKADDFRTYTTEGSTTTATPTTVEWEAESYDMGGHDTYMHKEISEQADAVDRVLRGRIDDRFSTVHLGGLNLDAREARGVRRIKILGCGTSYHAGQIGAQLIEELARIPADAEPASEFRYRNPVVDPDTLYVAVSQSGETYDVLAAVQELKRKGARVLGVVNVVGSAIAREADGGTYVHAGPEVCVVSTKCFTNTVVAFALLALHLGRIRDLSVADGKRIIEGLRKLPAQISEILAGEDEIKRLAAEYADAKSMMFIGRVRGYPVAREASLKLKEVSYIHAEAYPASELKHGPLALIEPAMPTVAIVPDDDLLEKNRAAMEEIKARSGRILAVAHQVQEKADHTIVVPKNENELDPILMGIPLQLFAYHTALAMGRDIDKPRNLAKSVTVE, from the coding sequence ATGTGCGGAATCGTCGGTTACATCGGAAAGCGTGACGTGGCCCCGCTGCTGCTGGAAGGCCTGCAGCGGCTGGAGTACCGGGGTTACGACTCCGCCGGGATCGTGATCACCGGAAAGCCCGCGGCCGGGAAGCCCGCCGCGCTGAAGTCGGTCAAGGCCAAGGGCCGGGTCCGCGAGCTGGAGTCCCGGGTCCCCAAGCGCTTCGCCGGCACCACCGGCATCGCCCACACCCGCTGGGCCACCCACGGCGCCCCGAGCGACGAGAACGCCCACCCGCACCTGGACGCCGAGGGCAAGGTCGCCGTCGTCCACAACGGGATCATCGACAACGCCTCCGAGCTGCGCGCCCGGCTGACCGCCGAGGGCGTCGTCTTCCTCTCCGAGACCGACACCGAGGTGCTGGTCCACCTGATCGCCCGCTCGGACGCCGGGACGCTGGAGGAGAAGGTCCGCGAGGCCCTGCGCTCCGTCGAGGGCACCTACGGCATCGCCGTCCTGCACGCCGACTTCAACGACCGCATCGTGGTCGCCCGCAACGGCTCCCCGGTCGTCCTCGGCATCGGCGAGAAGGAGATGTTCGTCGCCTCGGACGTCGCCGCCCTGGTCGCCCACACCCGCCAGGTCGTCACCCTGGACGACGGTGAGATGGCCACCCTGAAGGCCGACGACTTCCGTACGTACACCACGGAGGGCTCGACCACGACGGCCACGCCGACCACCGTGGAGTGGGAGGCCGAGTCGTACGACATGGGCGGCCACGACACGTACATGCACAAGGAGATCTCGGAGCAGGCGGACGCCGTCGACCGGGTGCTGCGCGGCCGGATCGACGACCGGTTCTCCACGGTGCACCTGGGCGGCCTCAACCTGGACGCCCGCGAGGCGCGCGGGGTCCGCCGGATCAAGATCCTGGGCTGCGGCACCTCGTACCACGCGGGCCAGATCGGCGCCCAGCTGATCGAGGAGCTGGCCCGCATCCCCGCGGACGCCGAACCCGCCTCCGAGTTCCGTTACCGCAACCCGGTCGTGGACCCCGACACGCTGTACGTCGCGGTCTCGCAGTCCGGTGAGACGTACGACGTGCTGGCCGCCGTCCAGGAGCTGAAGCGCAAGGGCGCCCGGGTCCTCGGTGTGGTCAACGTGGTCGGCTCGGCGATCGCCCGCGAGGCGGACGGCGGTACGTACGTGCACGCCGGTCCCGAGGTGTGCGTGGTCTCCACCAAGTGCTTCACCAACACCGTCGTCGCCTTCGCGCTGCTCGCCCTGCACCTGGGCCGCATCCGGGACCTGTCGGTCGCCGACGGCAAGCGGATCATCGAGGGCCTGCGCAAGCTGCCCGCCCAGATCAGCGAGATCCTGGCGGGCGAGGACGAGATCAAGCGGCTGGCCGCCGAGTACGCGGACGCGAAGTCGATGATGTTCATCGGCCGGGTGCGCGGCTACCCCGTGGCCCGTGAGGCGTCGCTGAAGCTCAAGGAGGTCTCGTACATCCACGCCGAGGCGTACCCCGCCTCCGAGCTGAAGCACGGCCCGCTCGCCCTGATCGAGCCCGCGATGCCGACCGTGGCGATCGTGCCGGACGACGACCTGCTGGAGAAGAACCGCGCCGCGATGGAGGAGATCAAGGCCCGCAGCGGCCGCATCCTCGCCGTGGCCCACCAGGTCCAGGAGAAGGCCGACCACACCATCGTCGTGCCGAAGAACGAGAACGAGCTGGACCCGATCCTCATGGGCATCCCGCTCCAGCTCTTCGCGTACCACACGGCGCTGGCCATGGGCCGGGACATCGACAAGCCCCGCAACCTGGCGAAGTCGGTCACCGTCGAATAG
- a CDS encoding ABC transporter substrate-binding protein: MGGAVGLGAVLAACGGSDSKDSAGSGSKSADAGPWKFKDDRGQVAEAKSIPKNIVAFTGVAAALHDYGIEVKAVFGPTRTKDGKPDVQAGDLDISKVEILGNVWGEFNVEKYAELGPELLVTAMWEKDALWYVPDQSKDKILKLAPSVALWAAETTIPKAIQRHEDLAASLGADVKSAKAVAAKTRFEKAAARLRAAAKSKPEIRVMVGSASQDLFYVSLAKMSADTLYFQELGVKFVKPKVNAAGFFEELSWENVGKYDADIIMMDNRSSALQPAALTSKPTWAQLPAVKAGQVVPRTTEPIYSYDKCAPILEDLAKAIENAKKVA, from the coding sequence ATGGGCGGCGCCGTTGGTCTCGGCGCCGTGCTCGCGGCCTGCGGCGGCAGCGACTCCAAGGACTCCGCCGGTTCCGGCTCCAAGAGCGCCGACGCCGGGCCGTGGAAGTTCAAGGACGACCGGGGCCAGGTCGCCGAGGCGAAGTCGATACCGAAGAACATCGTCGCCTTCACCGGTGTCGCCGCCGCCCTCCACGACTACGGCATCGAGGTCAAGGCGGTCTTCGGCCCGACCAGGACCAAGGACGGCAAGCCGGATGTGCAGGCCGGCGACCTGGACATCAGCAAGGTCGAGATCCTGGGCAACGTCTGGGGCGAGTTCAACGTGGAGAAGTACGCGGAGCTCGGCCCGGAGCTGCTGGTCACGGCGATGTGGGAGAAGGACGCCCTCTGGTACGTGCCGGACCAGTCCAAGGACAAGATCCTGAAGCTGGCCCCGAGCGTCGCCCTGTGGGCCGCCGAGACCACCATCCCGAAGGCCATCCAGCGCCACGAGGACCTGGCGGCCTCGCTCGGCGCCGACGTGAAGTCCGCGAAGGCCGTCGCCGCGAAGACGCGGTTCGAGAAGGCGGCGGCCCGGCTGCGCGCGGCCGCGAAGTCGAAGCCGGAGATCAGGGTCATGGTCGGCTCGGCCAGCCAGGACCTGTTCTACGTCTCGCTCGCCAAGATGTCCGCCGACACCCTGTACTTCCAGGAGCTGGGCGTGAAGTTCGTCAAGCCGAAGGTGAACGCGGCGGGCTTCTTCGAGGAGCTGAGCTGGGAGAACGTCGGCAAGTACGACGCCGACATCATCATGATGGACAACCGCTCCTCGGCCCTCCAGCCCGCGGCGCTGACCTCCAAGCCGACCTGGGCGCAGCTGCCCGCGGTCAAGGCGGGCCAGGTCGTTCCGCGTACGACGGAGCCGATCTACAGCTACGACAAGTGCGCGCCGATCCTGGAGGACCTGGCGAAGGCCATCGAGAACGCCAAGAAGGTCGCCTGA
- a CDS encoding eCIS core domain-containing protein: MRAQDKQETAASPVRTEPAAARSAGASGPAVLSGAVGPVGLSAPAGAVGSGGPVPGERLRALQRSMGNAALARALEQQWQDDCRVPGRSHDEGAAAPVQRSTVPDVLRGPGQPLGEAVRTEMEARLGADFSDVRLHTGPAARRSAAEVGARAYTSGSHVVIGSGGADRHTLAHELTHVVQQRQGPVAGTDNGSGLRVSDPSDRFERAAEENARRVLAGPVPAEATPVQRTADGPARTGGEIAVQRLGEGEAPFDHAQYYAHTNWQASAEQFEQRLGAYAFGHPKALAAARKTVHRLKQLLIAYSRVAHKDSALANKAFFQDDRTSGGQVGGKMTTARINDFFSRDGNVRELMTAVYNAAYYNKGAQLSLKEILNAIIGPQPQLASTLGMNEEELKKHSAFLNGWTRPALWAGANLVGKGYNYEKDPYALGGLLWQSEPETLAGDTREMIDSQGPRKERSEADKLTNRKTPREYETRGAPLSARELEFAGKPGPDDKLPWNEGAAYWEIQQNEAWPKANAERGIPVVAGMSGTTTRMLKTFQWINVSGVDVFDYRMALMGWMLPSWDHSLYEILRGSWAAGVKGPGETAARAGKGAALMYQTIAPFTEEELRQNVCVNGQFPHELMYLAEANAARAVAPAAGGFMEPGQATAGEVPGRYADFLAGDTAPTPEIANWKARNGNASTTTVAERLKPAHATALMAYTGGAHQMINSVVRSRLLPEGYAPYGTGGLAAAGAEAISLQQIKKQLKWAAQDPDAEPVSTLDEDPVIAPQLVAARGTNPAAKQAAIAVIDPRIDLLAPVLFEEMKAHADMTMEALTRLPPVTGTVFRGDWNAGGDESVYRLGKQAALNYRPGTVFTTSFDSTSRDEPVAMNFMRDQKVSGKATHRILLELTLTGKYGRDVEPFHRYQNTEAEVLLMPGANFKVTRSEWRQDPRHKADKGGSDWYEHVWATEA; the protein is encoded by the coding sequence ATGCGCGCACAGGACAAGCAGGAGACCGCCGCCTCCCCGGTCCGGACAGAGCCCGCTGCCGCCCGCTCGGCCGGCGCCTCCGGCCCGGCCGTGCTTTCCGGAGCGGTGGGGCCGGTCGGCCTGTCCGCTCCGGCGGGCGCGGTCGGCTCCGGCGGGCCGGTGCCCGGGGAACGGTTACGGGCCCTGCAGCGCTCGATGGGCAACGCCGCCCTCGCCCGGGCCCTGGAGCAGCAGTGGCAGGACGACTGCCGGGTGCCCGGACGCTCCCACGACGAGGGCGCGGCGGCTCCCGTGCAGCGCTCGACCGTGCCGGACGTGCTGCGTGGTCCCGGACAGCCGCTGGGCGAGGCCGTCCGTACGGAGATGGAGGCACGGCTCGGCGCCGACTTCTCCGATGTGCGGCTGCACACCGGGCCGGCCGCCCGGCGCTCGGCGGCCGAGGTCGGGGCCCGCGCCTACACCTCGGGCAGCCATGTCGTCATCGGCTCCGGCGGCGCGGACCGGCACACGCTGGCCCATGAGCTGACGCACGTCGTCCAGCAGCGTCAGGGGCCGGTCGCGGGCACCGACAACGGCTCGGGGCTCCGGGTCTCGGACCCGTCCGACCGCTTCGAGCGCGCGGCGGAGGAGAACGCCCGCCGGGTCCTGGCCGGTCCCGTCCCGGCCGAGGCGACGCCCGTACAGCGGACGGCTGACGGCCCGGCCCGTACCGGCGGGGAGATCGCCGTACAACGCCTCGGCGAGGGCGAGGCACCCTTCGACCACGCCCAGTACTACGCGCACACGAACTGGCAGGCGTCGGCCGAGCAGTTCGAGCAGCGGCTCGGCGCGTACGCCTTCGGGCATCCGAAGGCGCTCGCGGCGGCGCGCAAGACGGTCCACCGGCTCAAGCAGCTGCTGATCGCGTACTCGCGCGTCGCCCACAAGGACTCGGCACTCGCCAACAAGGCGTTCTTCCAGGACGACCGGACGAGCGGCGGGCAGGTGGGCGGGAAGATGACCACCGCCCGGATCAACGACTTCTTCTCCCGGGACGGCAACGTCCGTGAGCTGATGACCGCCGTCTACAACGCCGCCTATTACAACAAGGGCGCCCAGCTCTCGCTCAAGGAGATCCTCAACGCCATCATCGGGCCCCAGCCGCAACTGGCGTCGACCCTCGGCATGAACGAGGAGGAGCTGAAGAAGCACTCAGCGTTCCTCAACGGCTGGACCCGGCCGGCCCTGTGGGCCGGGGCCAACCTCGTGGGCAAGGGCTACAACTACGAGAAGGACCCGTACGCCCTGGGTGGCCTGCTGTGGCAGTCGGAACCGGAGACCCTGGCCGGCGACACCCGCGAGATGATCGACAGCCAGGGGCCGCGCAAGGAGCGCAGCGAGGCCGACAAACTGACCAACCGCAAGACCCCTCGTGAATACGAGACCCGCGGCGCCCCGCTCAGCGCGCGCGAGCTGGAGTTCGCGGGAAAGCCGGGGCCCGACGACAAGCTGCCCTGGAACGAGGGCGCGGCCTACTGGGAGATCCAGCAGAACGAAGCCTGGCCGAAGGCGAACGCCGAGCGAGGCATCCCGGTGGTCGCCGGCATGTCCGGTACCACGACCCGGATGCTCAAGACCTTCCAGTGGATCAACGTGTCCGGGGTGGACGTCTTCGACTACCGGATGGCTCTGATGGGCTGGATGCTGCCGTCCTGGGACCACTCGCTCTACGAGATCCTGCGCGGCTCCTGGGCGGCCGGGGTCAAGGGGCCGGGCGAGACCGCCGCCCGGGCGGGCAAGGGCGCGGCGCTGATGTACCAGACGATCGCGCCCTTCACGGAGGAGGAGCTGCGCCAGAACGTCTGCGTCAACGGGCAGTTCCCGCACGAGCTGATGTATCTGGCGGAGGCCAACGCGGCCCGTGCGGTCGCCCCTGCGGCTGGCGGCTTCATGGAGCCCGGCCAGGCCACAGCTGGTGAAGTTCCCGGCAGGTACGCCGACTTCCTCGCGGGCGACACGGCGCCCACGCCGGAAATCGCCAACTGGAAGGCGAGGAACGGCAACGCCTCCACCACGACCGTGGCGGAGCGGCTCAAGCCTGCCCACGCGACCGCGCTGATGGCCTACACCGGTGGCGCGCACCAGATGATCAACTCGGTGGTGCGCAGCCGGCTGCTGCCCGAGGGGTACGCGCCGTACGGCACGGGCGGCCTGGCCGCCGCGGGTGCCGAGGCCATCTCGCTCCAGCAGATCAAGAAACAGCTCAAGTGGGCCGCGCAGGACCCCGATGCCGAGCCGGTGAGCACCCTCGACGAGGACCCGGTGATCGCGCCGCAGCTCGTGGCCGCCCGGGGCACGAACCCGGCGGCCAAGCAGGCGGCCATCGCCGTCATCGACCCGCGCATCGACCTTCTCGCGCCCGTGCTCTTCGAGGAGATGAAGGCGCACGCCGACATGACGATGGAGGCGCTGACGCGACTTCCTCCCGTCACCGGCACCGTTTTCCGCGGCGACTGGAACGCGGGCGGCGACGAGTCGGTGTACCGGCTCGGCAAGCAGGCCGCACTGAACTACCGGCCGGGCACCGTCTTCACCACCTCCTTCGACAGCACCAGCCGGGACGAGCCCGTGGCCATGAACTTCATGCGCGATCAGAAGGTCTCCGGCAAGGCGACGCACCGCATCCTGCTGGAGCTGACGCTGACCGGGAAGTACGGCCGCGACGTCGAGCCCTTCCACCGCTACCAGAACACCGAGGCGGAGGTCCTGCTCATGCCGGGCGCGAACTTCAAGGTGACCCGGAGCGAGTGGAGGCAGGACCCGCGGCACAAGGCGGACAAGGGCGGCAGCGACTGGTACGAGCACGTCTGGGCGACGGAGGCCTGA
- a CDS encoding beta-N-acetylhexosaminidase, whose translation MRLHTARRSALTRSLPRLLGSLLLVAAAGVSSACAAPQASAAGTASAAWAPRPLGQVVPAPASVRPGGDPYVLNGSTSIRTLGASGEARKIGDYLAGLLRPSTGYALPVTTKDGADGIRLRLDPRAGKLGAEGYTLTSGRGNVTITARQPAGLFHGVQTLRQLLPAQVERDTRQTGPWRIAGGSITDTPRYAYRGAMLDVSRHFFSVDEVKRYIDQVAQYKINTFHIHLSDDQGWRIAVDSWPRLAPYGGSTEVDGGPGGYYTKEQYKEIVRYAASRYLEVVPEIDMPGHTNAALASYAELNCDGVAPPLYTGIKVGFSSLCAGKDVTYTFIDDVVREVAALTPGRYFHIGGDEAHSTSHEDYVAIMTRAQAVVGKYGKTVMGWHQLTGADPVKGAVAQYWGYDKTSAADRQQVVDAAKNGTRLVLSPADRVYLDMKYTDETVLGLKWAGTVEVQRSYDWDPATYLTGAPESAVLGVEAPIWSETLTDSDDIDAMAFPRLPGAAELAWSPASTHDWDTYKVRLAALGERFTAQGIDYYRSPQVPWPASETNGS comes from the coding sequence GTGAGACTGCACACGGCACGGCGCAGTGCTCTTACCCGTTCTCTACCCCGGCTCCTCGGCTCGCTGCTCCTCGTCGCGGCGGCCGGTGTCTCCAGCGCGTGCGCCGCCCCGCAGGCGTCCGCCGCCGGTACGGCCTCGGCGGCGTGGGCGCCCAGGCCGCTCGGCCAGGTGGTGCCCGCCCCCGCCTCGGTCAGACCCGGCGGCGACCCGTACGTCCTCAACGGCTCCACCAGCATCCGGACCCTCGGCGCCTCCGGCGAGGCCCGGAAGATCGGCGACTACCTGGCGGGCCTGCTGCGCCCCTCCACCGGGTACGCCCTCCCCGTCACCACCAAGGACGGCGCCGACGGCATCCGGCTCCGGCTCGACCCCCGCGCCGGCAAGCTGGGCGCGGAGGGCTACACGCTCACGTCCGGGCGCGGCAACGTCACCATCACCGCCAGGCAGCCCGCAGGGCTCTTCCACGGCGTCCAGACGCTGCGCCAACTGCTTCCGGCCCAAGTGGAGCGCGACACCCGCCAGACGGGCCCCTGGCGGATCGCCGGCGGCTCCATCACCGACACCCCGCGCTACGCCTACCGGGGCGCGATGCTCGACGTCTCGCGCCACTTCTTCTCGGTGGACGAGGTCAAGCGCTACATCGACCAGGTCGCCCAGTACAAGATCAACACCTTCCACATCCACCTCTCCGACGACCAGGGCTGGCGCATCGCCGTCGACTCCTGGCCGAGGCTGGCCCCGTACGGCGGCTCCACCGAGGTCGACGGCGGGCCCGGCGGGTACTACACCAAGGAGCAGTACAAGGAGATCGTGCGCTACGCGGCCTCCCGCTACCTGGAGGTCGTCCCGGAGATCGACATGCCGGGCCACACCAACGCCGCCCTCGCCTCGTACGCCGAGCTGAACTGCGACGGCGTCGCGCCGCCGCTCTACACCGGCATCAAGGTCGGCTTCAGCTCGCTGTGCGCCGGCAAGGACGTCACGTACACGTTCATCGACGACGTCGTCCGCGAGGTGGCCGCGCTCACGCCCGGCCGGTACTTCCACATCGGCGGCGACGAGGCGCACTCCACCAGCCACGAGGACTACGTGGCGATCATGACCCGGGCCCAGGCCGTCGTCGGCAAGTACGGCAAGACCGTGATGGGCTGGCACCAGCTGACCGGCGCCGACCCGGTGAAGGGCGCCGTCGCGCAGTACTGGGGCTACGACAAGACCAGTGCCGCGGACCGGCAGCAGGTGGTGGACGCGGCGAAGAACGGCACCCGGCTGGTGCTGTCGCCGGCGGACCGGGTGTACCTCGACATGAAGTACACCGACGAGACCGTCCTCGGCCTGAAGTGGGCCGGCACGGTCGAGGTGCAGCGCAGTTACGACTGGGACCCGGCGACGTACCTCACCGGCGCCCCGGAGAGCGCGGTGCTCGGCGTCGAGGCGCCGATCTGGTCCGAGACCCTGACCGACAGCGACGACATCGACGCCATGGCGTTCCCGAGGCTGCCCGGCGCGGCCGAGCTCGCCTGGTCCCCGGCGTCGACGCACGACTGGGACACGTACAAGGTGCGGCTCGCGGCGCTCGGGGAGCGGTTCACCGCCCAGGGCATCGACTACTACCGCTCGCCGCAGGTCCCGTGGCCCGCCTCGGAGACGAACGGGAGCTGA
- the orn gene encoding oligoribonuclease: MNDRMVWIDCEMTGLSLADDALIEVAALVTDSELNVLGEGVDIVIRPPDAALETMPEVVRQMHTASGLLDELAGGTTLADAEEQVLAYVREHVKEPGKAPLCGNSVGTDRGFLSRDMPLLEGYLHYRIVDVSSIKELSRRWYPRAYFNSPEKNGNHRALADIRDSITELRYYREAVFVPQPGPDSEQARAAAARVSRPRG; this comes from the coding sequence ATGAACGACCGCATGGTGTGGATCGACTGCGAGATGACCGGGCTCTCGTTGGCGGATGACGCGCTCATCGAGGTGGCCGCGCTGGTCACCGACTCGGAGCTGAACGTGCTCGGCGAAGGGGTGGACATCGTCATCCGCCCGCCGGACGCGGCGCTGGAGACCATGCCCGAGGTGGTGCGGCAGATGCACACCGCCTCGGGCCTCCTCGACGAGCTGGCCGGCGGCACCACGCTGGCCGACGCCGAGGAGCAGGTCCTCGCCTATGTCCGCGAGCATGTGAAGGAGCCGGGCAAGGCTCCCCTGTGCGGGAACTCGGTCGGTACCGACCGCGGCTTCCTGTCCCGGGACATGCCGCTCCTGGAGGGCTACCTCCACTACCGGATCGTGGACGTCTCCTCCATCAAGGAGCTGTCCCGCCGCTGGTATCCGAGGGCGTACTTCAACAGCCCGGAGAAGAACGGCAACCACCGGGCGCTCGCCGACATCCGCGACTCGATCACCGAGCTGCGGTACTACCGCGAGGCGGTCTTCGTCCCGCAGCCCGGCCCGGACTCCGAGCAGGCGCGGGCGGCGGCCGCGCGGGTCTCCCGGCCCCGCGGCTGA
- a CDS encoding helix-turn-helix domain-containing protein translates to MSQDSATATEAVRKLGGRRRREVVAVLLFSGGPIFESSIPLSVFGIDRQDAGVPRYRLLVCSGEEGPLRTTGGLELTAPYGLEAISRAGTVVVPAWRSITSPPPMEALDALRRAHEEGARIVGLCTGAFVLAAAGLLDGRPATTHWMYAPTLAKRYPSVHVDPRELFVDDGDVLTSAGTAAGIDLCLHIVRSDHGTEAAGALARRLVVPPRRSGGQERYLDRSLPEEIGSDPLAEVVAWALEHLHEQFDVETLAARAYMSRRTFDRRFRSLTGSAPLQWLITQRVLQAQRLLETSDYSVDEVAGRCGFRSPVALRGHFRRQLGSSPAAYRAAYRARRPQGGAPEPVMVTEVAVPSQGTAQSRRTAVPGSSGAAPAALEAKAATDVFAAGRPALPGQRSAP, encoded by the coding sequence ATGAGCCAGGACTCCGCCACCGCAACGGAGGCTGTACGGAAGCTGGGCGGAAGACGACGCCGGGAAGTCGTCGCCGTACTGCTTTTCAGCGGTGGCCCCATCTTCGAGAGCTCCATCCCGCTGTCGGTGTTCGGAATCGACCGCCAGGACGCGGGAGTTCCGCGCTACCGGTTGCTCGTGTGCAGCGGTGAAGAGGGACCGCTGCGCACCACCGGCGGACTCGAACTGACCGCGCCCTACGGGCTGGAGGCGATCAGCAGGGCCGGCACCGTCGTGGTGCCCGCCTGGCGCTCGATCACCTCGCCACCGCCCATGGAGGCGCTGGACGCGCTGCGCCGCGCCCATGAAGAGGGCGCCCGCATCGTCGGCCTGTGCACGGGGGCCTTCGTGCTCGCCGCCGCCGGGCTGCTGGACGGCCGGCCGGCCACCACCCACTGGATGTACGCACCGACGCTGGCCAAGCGCTATCCGTCGGTGCACGTCGACCCACGCGAACTGTTCGTGGACGACGGGGACGTGCTGACCTCCGCCGGGACGGCGGCCGGCATCGACCTGTGTCTGCACATAGTCCGCTCGGACCACGGCACGGAGGCCGCCGGGGCACTGGCCCGCCGGCTCGTCGTGCCGCCCCGGCGCAGTGGCGGTCAGGAGCGCTACCTCGACAGGTCTTTACCTGAAGAGATCGGCTCCGACCCGCTCGCCGAGGTCGTCGCCTGGGCGCTGGAGCATCTGCACGAGCAGTTCGACGTGGAGACGCTGGCCGCGCGTGCCTACATGAGCCGGCGGACCTTCGACCGGAGGTTCCGCTCGCTGACGGGCAGCGCACCGCTCCAGTGGCTGATCACCCAGCGGGTGCTGCAGGCGCAGCGCCTCCTGGAGACGTCGGACTACTCGGTGGACGAGGTCGCGGGCCGCTGCGGCTTCCGCTCGCCGGTCGCGCTGCGCGGGCACTTCCGCCGCCAGCTCGGCTCCTCCCCCGCCGCGTACCGGGCCGCCTACCGGGCCCGGCGTCCGCAGGGCGGAGCGCCGGAGCCGGTCATGGTGACGGAGGTGGCGGTACCCAGCCAGGGCACCGCCCAGAGCCGCCGTACCGCCGTCCCCGGTTCCTCCGGCGCCGCACCCGCGGCGCTGGAGGCGAAGGCGGCCACCGACGTGTTCGCCGCGGGGCGCCCGGCCCTGCCCGGACAGCGGAGCGCCCCGTAG